In the Loxodonta africana isolate mLoxAfr1 chromosome 1, mLoxAfr1.hap2, whole genome shotgun sequence genome, one interval contains:
- the ZBTB20 gene encoding zinc finger and BTB domain-containing protein 20 isoform X2 has protein sequence MKKPKTAENQKASEENEITQPGGSSAKPGLPCLNLEAVLSPDPALIHSTHSLTNPRAHTGSSDCDISCKGMTERIHSINLHNFSNSVLETLNEQRNRGHFCDVTVRIHGSMLRAHRCVLAAGSPFFQDKLLLGYSDIEIPSVVSVQSVQKLIDFMYSGVLRVSQSEALQILTAASILQIKTVIDECTRIVSQNVGDVFPGIQDSGQDTPRGTPESGTSGQSSDTESGYLQSHSQHSVDRIYSALYACSMQNGSGERSFYSGAVVSHHETALGLPRDHHMEDPSWITRIHERSQQMERYLSTTPETTHCRKQPRPVRIQTLVGNIHIKQEMEDDYDYYGQQRVQILERNESEECTEDTDQAEGTESEPKGESFDSGVSSSIGTEPDSVEQQFGAGAARDGQAEPAQPEQTTEAPAEGGPPPHQLETGASSPERSNEVEMDNTVITVSNSSDKSVLQQPSVTTSIGQPLPSTQLYLRQTETLTSNLRMPLTLTSNTQVIGTAGNTYLPALFTTQPAGSGPKPFLFSLPQPLTGQQTQFVTVSQPGLSTFTAQLPAPQPLAPSAGHSTASGQGDKKPYECTLCNKTFTAKQNYVKHMFVHTGEKPHQCSICWRSFSLKDYLIKHMVTHTGVRAYQCSICNKRFTQKSSLNVHMRLHRGEKSYECYICKKKFSHKTLLERHVALHSASNGTPPAGTPPAAHAGPPGVVACTEGTTYVCSVCPAKFDQIEQFNDHMRMHVSDG, from the exons GTGACATCAGTTGCAAGGGGATGACCGAGCGCATTCATAGCATCAACCTTCACAACTTCAGCAATTCCGTGCTCGAGACCCTCAACGAGCAGCGCAACCGTGGCCACTTCTGTGACGTGACGGTGCGCATCCACGGGAGCATGCTGCGCGCCCACCGCTGCGTGCTGGCCGCGGGCAGCCCCTTCTTCCAGGACAAGCTGCTGCTGGGCTACAGCGACATCGAGATCCCATCGGTGGTGTCGGTGCAGTCAGTCCAAAAGCTCATTGACTTCATGTACAGCGGCGTGCTGCGCGTCTCGCAGTCGGAAGCCCTGCAGATCCTCACGGCCGCCAGCATCCTGCAGATTAAAACGGTCATCGACGAGTGCACGCGCATCGTGTCCCAGAATGTGGGCGACGTGTTCCCCGGGATCCAGGACTCGGGCCAGGACACGCCGCGAGGCACTCCTGAGTCAGGGACGTCGGGCCAGAGCAGTGACACCGAGTCGGGCTACCTGCAGAGCCACTCGCAGCACAGCGTGGACAGGATCTACTCAGCGCTGTATGCGTGTTCCATGCAGAACGGCAGCGGCGAGCGCTCCTTctacagtggtgcagtggttagccaCCACGAGACGGCACTTGGCCTGCCCCGTGACCACCACATGGAAGACCCCAGCTGGATCACACGCATCCACGAGCGCTCACAGCAGATGGAGCGCTACCTGTCCACCACGCCCGAGACCACACACTGCCGCAAACAGCCCCGGCCCGTGCGCATCCAGACCCTGGTGGGCAACATCCACATCAAGCAGGAGATGGAGGATGATTACGACTACTATGGACAGCAAAGGGTGCAGATCCTGGAGCGCAATGAATCCGAGGAGTGCACAGAAGACACCGACCAGGCCGAGGGCACCGAGAGTGAGCCCAAGGGCGAGAGCTTCGACTCCGGCGTCAGCTCCTCCATAGGTACGGAGCCCGACTCGGTGGAGCAGCAATTTGGGGCCGGGGCGGCACGGGATGGCCAGGCTGAACCTGCGCAGCCTGAGCAGACCACGGAAGCCCCTGCGGAGGGTGGCCCGCCGCCGCACCAGCTAGAGACAGGCGCCTCCTCCCCAGAGAGAAGCAACGAGGTAGAGATGGACAACACGGTCATCACTGTCAGCAACAGCTCGGACAAGAGCGTCTTACAGCAGCCTTCGGTCACCACGTCCATTGGGCAGCCATTGCCAAGTACCCAGCTCTACTTACGCCAGACAGAAACCCTCACCAGCAACCTGAGGATGCCTCTGACCTTGACCAGCAACACACAGGTCATTGGCACAGCCGGCAACACCTACCTGCCGGCCCTCTTCACCACCCAGCCCGCGGGCAGCGGCCCCAAGCCTTTCCTCTTCAGCCTGCCGCAGCCCCTGACAGGCCAGCAGACCCAGTTCGTGACAGTGTCCCAGCCAGGCCTGTCGACCTTTACTGCACAGCTGCCAGCGCCACAGCCCCTGGCCCCATCCGCAGGCCACAGCACAGCCAGTGGGCAGGGCGACAAAAAGCCTTATGAGTGTACTCTCTGCAACAAGACTTTCACCGCCAAACAGAATTACGTCAAGCACATGTTCGTTCACACAG GTGAGAAGCCCCATCAATGCAGCATCTGCTGGCGCTCCTTCTCCTTAAAGGATTACCTTATCAAGCACATGGTGACACACACAGGAGTGAGGGCCTACCAGTGTAGTATCTGCAACAAGCGCTTCACCCAGAAGAGCTCGCTCAACGTGCACATGCGTCTCCACCGAGGGGAGAAGTCCTATGAGTGCTACATCTGCAAAAAGAAATTCTCCCACAAGACGCTCCTGGAGCGACACGTGGCCCTGCACAGCGCCAGCAATGGAACGCCTCCCGCGGGCACACCGCCAGCAGCCCACGCTGGTCCCCCAGGTGTGGTGGCCTGCACGGAGGGGACCACTTACGTCTGCTCCGTCTGTCCAGCAAAGTTTGACCAAATCGAGCAGTTCAACGACCACATGAGGATGCATGTGTCTGACGGATAA
- the ZBTB20 gene encoding zinc finger and BTB domain-containing protein 20 isoform X1, with protein sequence MLERKKPKTAENQKASEENEITQPGGSSAKPGLPCLNLEAVLSPDPALIHSTHSLTNPRAHTGSSDCDISCKGMTERIHSINLHNFSNSVLETLNEQRNRGHFCDVTVRIHGSMLRAHRCVLAAGSPFFQDKLLLGYSDIEIPSVVSVQSVQKLIDFMYSGVLRVSQSEALQILTAASILQIKTVIDECTRIVSQNVGDVFPGIQDSGQDTPRGTPESGTSGQSSDTESGYLQSHSQHSVDRIYSALYACSMQNGSGERSFYSGAVVSHHETALGLPRDHHMEDPSWITRIHERSQQMERYLSTTPETTHCRKQPRPVRIQTLVGNIHIKQEMEDDYDYYGQQRVQILERNESEECTEDTDQAEGTESEPKGESFDSGVSSSIGTEPDSVEQQFGAGAARDGQAEPAQPEQTTEAPAEGGPPPHQLETGASSPERSNEVEMDNTVITVSNSSDKSVLQQPSVTTSIGQPLPSTQLYLRQTETLTSNLRMPLTLTSNTQVIGTAGNTYLPALFTTQPAGSGPKPFLFSLPQPLTGQQTQFVTVSQPGLSTFTAQLPAPQPLAPSAGHSTASGQGDKKPYECTLCNKTFTAKQNYVKHMFVHTGEKPHQCSICWRSFSLKDYLIKHMVTHTGVRAYQCSICNKRFTQKSSLNVHMRLHRGEKSYECYICKKKFSHKTLLERHVALHSASNGTPPAGTPPAAHAGPPGVVACTEGTTYVCSVCPAKFDQIEQFNDHMRMHVSDG encoded by the exons GTGACATCAGTTGCAAGGGGATGACCGAGCGCATTCATAGCATCAACCTTCACAACTTCAGCAATTCCGTGCTCGAGACCCTCAACGAGCAGCGCAACCGTGGCCACTTCTGTGACGTGACGGTGCGCATCCACGGGAGCATGCTGCGCGCCCACCGCTGCGTGCTGGCCGCGGGCAGCCCCTTCTTCCAGGACAAGCTGCTGCTGGGCTACAGCGACATCGAGATCCCATCGGTGGTGTCGGTGCAGTCAGTCCAAAAGCTCATTGACTTCATGTACAGCGGCGTGCTGCGCGTCTCGCAGTCGGAAGCCCTGCAGATCCTCACGGCCGCCAGCATCCTGCAGATTAAAACGGTCATCGACGAGTGCACGCGCATCGTGTCCCAGAATGTGGGCGACGTGTTCCCCGGGATCCAGGACTCGGGCCAGGACACGCCGCGAGGCACTCCTGAGTCAGGGACGTCGGGCCAGAGCAGTGACACCGAGTCGGGCTACCTGCAGAGCCACTCGCAGCACAGCGTGGACAGGATCTACTCAGCGCTGTATGCGTGTTCCATGCAGAACGGCAGCGGCGAGCGCTCCTTctacagtggtgcagtggttagccaCCACGAGACGGCACTTGGCCTGCCCCGTGACCACCACATGGAAGACCCCAGCTGGATCACACGCATCCACGAGCGCTCACAGCAGATGGAGCGCTACCTGTCCACCACGCCCGAGACCACACACTGCCGCAAACAGCCCCGGCCCGTGCGCATCCAGACCCTGGTGGGCAACATCCACATCAAGCAGGAGATGGAGGATGATTACGACTACTATGGACAGCAAAGGGTGCAGATCCTGGAGCGCAATGAATCCGAGGAGTGCACAGAAGACACCGACCAGGCCGAGGGCACCGAGAGTGAGCCCAAGGGCGAGAGCTTCGACTCCGGCGTCAGCTCCTCCATAGGTACGGAGCCCGACTCGGTGGAGCAGCAATTTGGGGCCGGGGCGGCACGGGATGGCCAGGCTGAACCTGCGCAGCCTGAGCAGACCACGGAAGCCCCTGCGGAGGGTGGCCCGCCGCCGCACCAGCTAGAGACAGGCGCCTCCTCCCCAGAGAGAAGCAACGAGGTAGAGATGGACAACACGGTCATCACTGTCAGCAACAGCTCGGACAAGAGCGTCTTACAGCAGCCTTCGGTCACCACGTCCATTGGGCAGCCATTGCCAAGTACCCAGCTCTACTTACGCCAGACAGAAACCCTCACCAGCAACCTGAGGATGCCTCTGACCTTGACCAGCAACACACAGGTCATTGGCACAGCCGGCAACACCTACCTGCCGGCCCTCTTCACCACCCAGCCCGCGGGCAGCGGCCCCAAGCCTTTCCTCTTCAGCCTGCCGCAGCCCCTGACAGGCCAGCAGACCCAGTTCGTGACAGTGTCCCAGCCAGGCCTGTCGACCTTTACTGCACAGCTGCCAGCGCCACAGCCCCTGGCCCCATCCGCAGGCCACAGCACAGCCAGTGGGCAGGGCGACAAAAAGCCTTATGAGTGTACTCTCTGCAACAAGACTTTCACCGCCAAACAGAATTACGTCAAGCACATGTTCGTTCACACAG GTGAGAAGCCCCATCAATGCAGCATCTGCTGGCGCTCCTTCTCCTTAAAGGATTACCTTATCAAGCACATGGTGACACACACAGGAGTGAGGGCCTACCAGTGTAGTATCTGCAACAAGCGCTTCACCCAGAAGAGCTCGCTCAACGTGCACATGCGTCTCCACCGAGGGGAGAAGTCCTATGAGTGCTACATCTGCAAAAAGAAATTCTCCCACAAGACGCTCCTGGAGCGACACGTGGCCCTGCACAGCGCCAGCAATGGAACGCCTCCCGCGGGCACACCGCCAGCAGCCCACGCTGGTCCCCCAGGTGTGGTGGCCTGCACGGAGGGGACCACTTACGTCTGCTCCGTCTGTCCAGCAAAGTTTGACCAAATCGAGCAGTTCAACGACCACATGAGGATGCATGTGTCTGACGGATAA
- the ZBTB20 gene encoding zinc finger and BTB domain-containing protein 20 isoform X3, which yields MTERIHSINLHNFSNSVLETLNEQRNRGHFCDVTVRIHGSMLRAHRCVLAAGSPFFQDKLLLGYSDIEIPSVVSVQSVQKLIDFMYSGVLRVSQSEALQILTAASILQIKTVIDECTRIVSQNVGDVFPGIQDSGQDTPRGTPESGTSGQSSDTESGYLQSHSQHSVDRIYSALYACSMQNGSGERSFYSGAVVSHHETALGLPRDHHMEDPSWITRIHERSQQMERYLSTTPETTHCRKQPRPVRIQTLVGNIHIKQEMEDDYDYYGQQRVQILERNESEECTEDTDQAEGTESEPKGESFDSGVSSSIGTEPDSVEQQFGAGAARDGQAEPAQPEQTTEAPAEGGPPPHQLETGASSPERSNEVEMDNTVITVSNSSDKSVLQQPSVTTSIGQPLPSTQLYLRQTETLTSNLRMPLTLTSNTQVIGTAGNTYLPALFTTQPAGSGPKPFLFSLPQPLTGQQTQFVTVSQPGLSTFTAQLPAPQPLAPSAGHSTASGQGDKKPYECTLCNKTFTAKQNYVKHMFVHTGEKPHQCSICWRSFSLKDYLIKHMVTHTGVRAYQCSICNKRFTQKSSLNVHMRLHRGEKSYECYICKKKFSHKTLLERHVALHSASNGTPPAGTPPAAHAGPPGVVACTEGTTYVCSVCPAKFDQIEQFNDHMRMHVSDG from the exons ATGACCGAGCGCATTCATAGCATCAACCTTCACAACTTCAGCAATTCCGTGCTCGAGACCCTCAACGAGCAGCGCAACCGTGGCCACTTCTGTGACGTGACGGTGCGCATCCACGGGAGCATGCTGCGCGCCCACCGCTGCGTGCTGGCCGCGGGCAGCCCCTTCTTCCAGGACAAGCTGCTGCTGGGCTACAGCGACATCGAGATCCCATCGGTGGTGTCGGTGCAGTCAGTCCAAAAGCTCATTGACTTCATGTACAGCGGCGTGCTGCGCGTCTCGCAGTCGGAAGCCCTGCAGATCCTCACGGCCGCCAGCATCCTGCAGATTAAAACGGTCATCGACGAGTGCACGCGCATCGTGTCCCAGAATGTGGGCGACGTGTTCCCCGGGATCCAGGACTCGGGCCAGGACACGCCGCGAGGCACTCCTGAGTCAGGGACGTCGGGCCAGAGCAGTGACACCGAGTCGGGCTACCTGCAGAGCCACTCGCAGCACAGCGTGGACAGGATCTACTCAGCGCTGTATGCGTGTTCCATGCAGAACGGCAGCGGCGAGCGCTCCTTctacagtggtgcagtggttagccaCCACGAGACGGCACTTGGCCTGCCCCGTGACCACCACATGGAAGACCCCAGCTGGATCACACGCATCCACGAGCGCTCACAGCAGATGGAGCGCTACCTGTCCACCACGCCCGAGACCACACACTGCCGCAAACAGCCCCGGCCCGTGCGCATCCAGACCCTGGTGGGCAACATCCACATCAAGCAGGAGATGGAGGATGATTACGACTACTATGGACAGCAAAGGGTGCAGATCCTGGAGCGCAATGAATCCGAGGAGTGCACAGAAGACACCGACCAGGCCGAGGGCACCGAGAGTGAGCCCAAGGGCGAGAGCTTCGACTCCGGCGTCAGCTCCTCCATAGGTACGGAGCCCGACTCGGTGGAGCAGCAATTTGGGGCCGGGGCGGCACGGGATGGCCAGGCTGAACCTGCGCAGCCTGAGCAGACCACGGAAGCCCCTGCGGAGGGTGGCCCGCCGCCGCACCAGCTAGAGACAGGCGCCTCCTCCCCAGAGAGAAGCAACGAGGTAGAGATGGACAACACGGTCATCACTGTCAGCAACAGCTCGGACAAGAGCGTCTTACAGCAGCCTTCGGTCACCACGTCCATTGGGCAGCCATTGCCAAGTACCCAGCTCTACTTACGCCAGACAGAAACCCTCACCAGCAACCTGAGGATGCCTCTGACCTTGACCAGCAACACACAGGTCATTGGCACAGCCGGCAACACCTACCTGCCGGCCCTCTTCACCACCCAGCCCGCGGGCAGCGGCCCCAAGCCTTTCCTCTTCAGCCTGCCGCAGCCCCTGACAGGCCAGCAGACCCAGTTCGTGACAGTGTCCCAGCCAGGCCTGTCGACCTTTACTGCACAGCTGCCAGCGCCACAGCCCCTGGCCCCATCCGCAGGCCACAGCACAGCCAGTGGGCAGGGCGACAAAAAGCCTTATGAGTGTACTCTCTGCAACAAGACTTTCACCGCCAAACAGAATTACGTCAAGCACATGTTCGTTCACACAG GTGAGAAGCCCCATCAATGCAGCATCTGCTGGCGCTCCTTCTCCTTAAAGGATTACCTTATCAAGCACATGGTGACACACACAGGAGTGAGGGCCTACCAGTGTAGTATCTGCAACAAGCGCTTCACCCAGAAGAGCTCGCTCAACGTGCACATGCGTCTCCACCGAGGGGAGAAGTCCTATGAGTGCTACATCTGCAAAAAGAAATTCTCCCACAAGACGCTCCTGGAGCGACACGTGGCCCTGCACAGCGCCAGCAATGGAACGCCTCCCGCGGGCACACCGCCAGCAGCCCACGCTGGTCCCCCAGGTGTGGTGGCCTGCACGGAGGGGACCACTTACGTCTGCTCCGTCTGTCCAGCAAAGTTTGACCAAATCGAGCAGTTCAACGACCACATGAGGATGCATGTGTCTGACGGATAA